The Pleuronectes platessa chromosome 10, fPlePla1.1, whole genome shotgun sequence genome contains a region encoding:
- the pnrc2 gene encoding proline-rich nuclear receptor coactivator 2, protein MGGGERYNIPASHPDRTMPKKNHQLGRAKPRSRDQNGAAASAGGAGGLHHHGHRRSDKGAAYHRSPEARQAASAEKGVRFATNYDQNWEGAVSHLNTFLATQGSPSYAGPKFSEPPLPSVLPKPPSHWVSFSMGSCDNREMMAFQLKSLLKMQA, encoded by the coding sequence atgggaggtggagagagataCAACATTCCAGCTTCCCACCCTGATCGCACGATGCCCAAGAAGAACCACCAACTTGGCCGGGCTAAGCCCAGGAGCCGTGACCAGAACGGAGCAGCAGCATCTGCAGGAGGGGCAGGGGGTCTTCACCACCATGGCCACCGCCGGAGTGACAAAGGCGCAGCTTACCACAGGTCGCCAGAGGCGCGGCAGGCCGCGTCTGCAGAGAAGGGCGTCCGTTTTGCCACCAACTATGATCAGAACTGGGAGGGTGCAGTGTCTCACCTCAACACGTTCCTGGCCACCCAGGGAAGCCCCAGCTACGCAGGGCCCAAGTTCAGTGAACCACCTTTGCCCAGCGTGCTGCCCAAGCCCCCCAGTCACTGGGTGTCCTTCTCAATGGGCTCCTGTGACAACAGGGAGATGATGGCCTTCCAGCTCAAGAGCCTCCTCAAAATGCAGGCCTGA
- the cnr2 gene encoding cannabinoid receptor 2 has protein sequence MEEWESPASLGSTAAKENSGDNSCENLECFKVLLPVEKITISAICFLAGPITLLENALVLAVIAATASLRQRPSYLFIGSLALADVCASCFFTSSFLDFHLFFRKSDGPTAYLFKLGGVTMAFTSSVGSLLLTAMDRYLCIHRASDYKVLLTRRRALLSMLLLWSATILISFLPLMGWRCPTGLTPTCSRLFPYVNQGYLACWTSFILVLLALILGAYALILLKAHRHESSMNSIHGQAGTGHNRMRMDIRLARTFGLILLILVGCWLPALSFMLADTSVILTHSEQRAFAFCSTLCLVNSAVNPLLYALRCRELRVALLQLVQRLCVIGRCKTTTEDLTPGLPSADDNFTAISEDEMPQLGTTQPNSISGIVNDNPQPDVGK, from the exons ATGGAGGAATGGGAGAGTCCTGCTTCATTGGGATCCACAGCAGCCAAAGAGAACTCAG gGGACAATTCATGTGAGAACCTGGAATGCTTCAAGGTCCTGCTGCCAGTAGAGAAGATAACCATCAGCGCCATCTGTTTCCTGGCAGGTCCAATCACTCTGCTGGAGAATGCTCTGGTGCTGGCTGTGATCGCCGCCACAGCCTCTCTACGCCAGCGACCCTCCTATCTCTTCATTGGCAGCCTCGCTCTGGCTGATGTCTGCGCCAGCTGCTTCTTCACCTCCAGCTTTTTGGACTTCCACCTCTTTTTTCGCAAAAGCGATGGCCCCACTGCCTACCTCTTCAAGCTAGGTGGTGTCACCATGGCCTTTACCAGCTCGGTGGGAAGTCTACTACTGACTGCCATGGACCGCTACCTTTGCATTCATCGGGCCTCCGACTACAAGGTGCTGCTGACCCGGCGGCGAGCCCTGCTGAGCATGCTGCTCCTCTGGAGTGCCACCATCTTGATCTCCTTCTTGCCCCTGATGGGCTGGAGGTGTCCCACCGGCCTCACTCCTACCTGCTCGCGCCTCTTCCCCTACGTCAACCAGGGGTATCTGGCCTGCTGGACCAGTTTTATCCTGGTGCTTCTGGCTCTTATTTTGGGGGCTTATGCTCTCATCCTGTTGAAGGCCCACCGCCATGAATCCTCCATGAACAGCATACATGGACAAGCAGGGACAGGCCACAACCGCATGAGGATGGATATCCGGCTGGCTCGTACCTTCGGTCTGATCCTGCTGATACTTGTGGGCTGCTGGCTTCCGGCACTGTCCTTCATGCTAGCAGACACCTCTGTGATCCTGACCCATTCCGAGCAGAGGGCCTTTGCCTTTTGCAGCACCCTCTGCCTGGTGAACTCTGCAGTCAACCCACTGCTGTACGCCCTGCGCTGCAGAGAGCTGAGAGTCGCCCTGCTGCAGCTGGTACAGAGGCTTTGTGTGATCGGGAGGTGTAAAACGACCACAGAGGATTTAACCCCTGGTCTGCCCTCTGCAGACGACAACTTTACTGCCATCTCCGAGGACGAGATGCCCCAGCTAGGAACCACACAGCCAAACTCCATCTCGGGGATCGTCAACGACAATCCGCAGCCGGACGTCGGGAAATGA